The DNA sequence GGCCCACCTCTTCTTTTGGCACCAACAGGAGGACTGTAGAACAAAATCATAATGCACAATGACAAAATTCATCACTCATAAATCAAAGTtgatctatttattttatagaaGTTTAccgtttatttattaattataagaaACTCAGGTAAAGATGTTATCATGTGTTATACATAAAATAGCTAAAGACATAGGCATGCAAATACAAGAATCAACTTGAAATGATACCAGTAATGATTTTTTCCTCATAAAAAGGTCAGCACGATGCCCTCTCTACATGAccaatgatgaaaaaaaaattaccctaACAGGTAAAACAAAGAACAGCATGATAAAAATTTACAGCAATTTATTTGAGAGTAACAATGTcaattttattgaaattttgaaaggGAGATaaccaagaaaaagaaaaaaacacaaCAATAAACACCCTGGGTCACCCTACATGCTAAAGTACAAAAGAACGACGACAAGAAAAGATGGTGACATCTACtgagtatattattattcaatgaaatattttgaaaaaaaatatacccaaaacatatttttaagaataaaattgaAACATACGCCATCAGAAATAAAGTTGAAAAAGATAATctataaaatattttacaatttatACTTAGCAGGTTCAGCCCAATAAAGTTTGTTTCTTTTCAGAAGAGTAGCTTTCAAGCGTTGAAAAGATAAGTAATACAAATCACAAACtatgattatttaaaatttcagcTAGCAAATGGTCGTTTTTCAGGTAAGAGGGCATTTCTGGTTTAAATTCTGATTTTGAAAAACAAATTCGTCAAAGTCAGCTTGACTTTCTCATCCACAGCACAAACAAAACGTTAACAGCAgtgacatgtatatatatatatatatattatatatatatattctgaaaatGTGAGAACTTTGGCAAAATGGTCAATTTTTTAACAGTGAAGATCAAACAAGAAAAtccttagcaaaaaaaaaataagctaaCAAATTTATGCTCAACAAgcaaaaatttttttaaaaaaatggatTCAAaaacatatcttgtttaaaaaaataattaatgtgAGGACAAGACTTTACTAGGGGAAAATAAATTGTTGATACAAGCATTAGAAcaaacctaaaaaaaaaaaaatacttgaattAAAAAAGTGAAATAAATATAAGGGTTTGGGTAAAAAAAACCTTTCTTCGGTCTTAATCTCGGTCTTAAGAGGAGGGGGAGGGTGAGGGTGGTGCGTGTGAGTTTGCACTTGCTGCTGATGGTATTGCGGATGTGGTTGCGGCGCCGAGGGCGTCTGAGCCTGAGCCTGAGCCTGAGCCTGAGCCTGAGCCTGGAAAGTGTGAGCCTCGGTTGGTCGGTGGTGGTAAGGGTGAAGGGCAAAATGGGGAGGGAATTGTTGGGGGTGGAGAGGAGCGGTGAATTGTTGTTGGGATTGTGGGTGAGAATGGAGGGCAAAATGGTCCTTTGGTAGCTGGTTATATTGTCGTGGGGGCTGAGGATGGGACCGGAGGAGGAGGCTGATCTGCTCCCGGATGAACAAAGCCTTGTGGGAGAGGTCTAACCCTAGCTTCGCTTCAAGTTGTTCAACGACGCCGTTTACGGAGGTGAATGAGTTTGGTTCACGGAGCAAAGTTTCAACCCCTTTCGCTAATTCTTGGTCGGACACCATGGTTTTTCAATTACATATAGTAACAGAAAAAACGAACCAAACGGTCTatctctcttctttcttctctcactctcctgctctctctctctctctctctctctctctctctctctctctctctcttcctctatcTCTGTCTCTCTcctcccctctctctctctctctttataaTTCTGAAATGACGAAAATGTCCCTTTTGTCACCTAGGCAATACTACCCTTGATTTTTATCCACACTGTTTACAGTCcaaggtaaaattgtaattcCATACACGACCTTCTTCCTTCTTCCTCACTATCTGCCGCCGTACAATGATCGAAATAACCGAAATACCCTTGAAAGCATTCAGAATGGAGAAAATTATTCGGGGATAAATATGTaactaagaaaaaaagagtTGCAGAGAAGGTatctacttttttttaatattaaaaataaaaaataaaaaaagataaccgtatgaaaagaaaaataaaatatgctaAAGATAAAGCGGTGagctaaattaaattaaaaactgTCTTGTCCCTTACCAAAAAGGCTACAAGATAACGATGGAATATCACCTAGCGAATTACCATATTTAACCCCGATCTCCCAAGAATTTTCAGTAATATTCATTTCTAGTTCCAGAGGACTGGGGGTGATTTTGTCAatgacttgttttttttttttgactaagaATCGATTTGATATGGGATTGGCGGGTTTGGTCAACCAGCGTAGAAAGTTGTTCTGGAAACAGCTGTATAAAAAGTATATTGATCCAACGGCTGAGAAAGTTGCTTGATCTGGATTAATTAAGAACCGCTACACTCATTTTCCTTTCACGGTTTTGATGTGATTATTatggcttcttcttcttttttaatACTAAATCTAAACGTATAAAATCAATCTGTAACAACAAAGATGGTGGtcgagaaaaaaattattttcttactttAGTTGACGGGTGATTTTTAGGTCAGAATATCTActttattaatttgaaaatcaaCCAAATTAAATGATACACTAAATTGGAATTTATAAATCTAACATGATATTTTGGttatttaagaaaatcaaaTGGAAATACGTTTTGCTTTATTTGATGATTCCATTGAAATTTCCAGCCTTAACAAAGTATTAAAAATGTCGTTATTTATTATCTAATTGAAATTATTGTCTTAATAgctttttttgtgatttttttttagaaaagtgAATAATTTTTtgggtaaaataattttttttagaaaaaaataaataatttcaataaaaatgccaaaaatcaaagaaattaaatgattattACAAGcatgataaattaaaataaattaagctAGAGACCAGTCACTAGACTCGAGAATCATCGAAAGAGagtcaatttaattaaaaaatgtgcTACAGCATTATTAACTcccttacaataaaaaatataaatactaaACATACTTATATCATACTCATTGCAAACTTATATCTTACTAGAAATTGAATTCACTAGATGCAAATAATCAGAAAACATATTAATGTGAAAATAACCCAACCGCCTACATAGAAGAAGACCTTGTAACAGGGTCGAAGCCTTTGCCACATGCAATTCAAGCATTTCAACAGCTGGACTAGCAACTCAACAAAGCACATCACCATTAGAATGTAACACAACCGCCCCATGCCAAATTACCTCCTTTTCGAGCAAATACTAGCATCCATAAACAAATTAAACTCTGCCAAATTCAACTCAAAATCCACCCCCGTTATATGAGAAGAAGATACATGTTGAGAACTCACAAGATTCGACTTATCAAAGTGGTGTTAGGCATCTTGAAATTGCCATAGGCAACTATGAGCTCAGCTAATAACCATATTATCATAAAGCGGCTTATTATCATGCACAAAAGTATTACAACGATACTAAATTCTcccataaagaacaagaaatttCTCAACTTTTACGGTATCCATAATCCCaatcaatattttataaaaattagacGTCATTTTCAAACTATCCAACCCCCTCAACTCCCACCCATACTGAATAGATTTAAAGGAAAGACATAATCACAAGGCATGGAGAGTTGATTTATTGTTCTGTAAACAGATAGGACACACCTTAGAAGCGTTCATTCCATATCTAGTTAGATTAGCATAAGTTTGGATAAAACTCGGACTATCTTTCTATACAAAATTTATGTCTTTAGAGGAAGAGAGAGCTTCCAAAGAAACTTCTACCATTTTGAAGACCCTACCGAGGATAATTTCTGACCCCACCCAAGCCAAGCAACTGAGTTTCGATAACAACTTTTTACTGTAAACTAGCCATTGTTAACTTAGAAGAATTCCAAATTAATCATCATTTCTATTGAAACTGAGAACGAAATATACAAAACAGATCTCCATCATCAAAAAAATCTCAAATAAGAGGAATATACCATCCTCGTATCAAGCATAAGATCACACACCCTATCCACGCCAACTTTGCCACTCCCTAAGCGAATAAGTTTGGCCCACGTGGTCTTTAGGGATCCAAGAGTTCTCCCTTATGTGAATTGATTCCCTACTCCCCACCAACCAACGACACTCTTCTTTTCAAAGATCACACCCTCAAAAGATACTTTTCCAAAAAAATTGAAGCTCATTTAGTCTCCATTAATCAATAATGGAactattagaaaaaatattactCTTTCAAAACTCGTGTCGCTAAAGAATCGACAAAAATTATACAAACGAGCAacttgtttaactaagagaaactaaataaaaatatacctTGAAACTCATACCACCATCAGTTTTGTGCCAACACAGACGACCCCAAGTGTACCAATGTAATTTACATTTATCAGTATCGCCACCCCATCAAAATTGAGCACACGTGCTATGAATTTCATTCACAATATCCATCGGAGTTGAAAAAGGCTCATTGCATACACAGAGATAGTCTGGATAACATATTTCAACAAAACCTCTCTACCACCATAAGAAAAAAGCTTTGATTTCCACCCAAATAACTTATTCCAAATTTTGTCTTTGATGGAGTGGAATAAATCACTTTTACTCTGATCCGCAAAGAAATAGAGACCCAAATATTTATCATGACACAGAATTAAGGGAACCCCGAGACGGTCTAATGACTCATAAAGATCATCAAGTATACGGGGTAAAAAACACACCACAAACTCACAAAGATTCACAATTTGACCTGAGGTAGATTTATACTACTAAAGAATGAGCTTGAAAAGGGAACAACTCTCccattaactttaagaaaaagaaattatcaTCAACgaataaagtatgagaaattgTAGGGCTGGCCTCCCACAAGTCAAACTTAAAATATGTTTTCTTATTCATGATTGACTATAGCCCCTcaacacaaataaaaaatgagaaatgaGATAAGGGATCCCCTTGCCTAATCCCCCTAGACGACACAATGTTACCAATAACATCCCCACTAACATTATCGCATAGGTCACAATTGTAACACACTCATACGCTACTGCAAATATCAGAATTCGCGACgatcctaaaaataattttttcgggacccgttaaaaaaattaagtaactatttaaaacCGTCAAGAAAATTTAGTATTCCTGACGGTTTAAAATCGTAATACACATAATAGGTGatgttttttttcaataaaatacgATTTTTTAGGATAGCCTTATATCCGACAGTTTTAGATGACAGTTTTAAACTATTGCCTATATTATACCCGACGATTTTAAACTGTCGGGTATAAGGGCCCACTAAAAATTATCACCTACTTCTCGCCATATTTCCCACTTGCCcacctactttttttttctatttctcaCATGCCCACCTATTTCTTTTCACCTATTTTTTCTCCATTTTCCACACCCTAACACAAAAATCTAAAATGTCCAAAACCCCACTCACGCATCCGCACCATCGCCCTCCTCTCTCCGTCTTCCTCCCTTTCTTCTCATCTCTTTCGTCCATCGATCTCCACCCACCCCTCCTATTGCTGCTCTCCTTCTCCTCTCCGTCGCATACGTCGGACCACCACTACCTCCCGTCGATGTTCCTCTCATCTCCGTCTATACGTCGAACCACCACCACCTCTCGTccgtctccctctctctctttctctctctccgagcttggtataaatacatttatttatttatatattttttatttatcatatatatttattttgttattgtataaatttaatgtgttataaagttagttgttattgtaataaaattaattagctgtttttttttgaggaaattagctgttttattttaatttaggtaaaattataaaactaatgtaGGAGAAAAAATAGGAGAAATACAGATTAATCTGTCATTCATGACAGAaaaatctgtatttttttttcccgACGGTTTAATACTGTCGCGTAGGCGACAATTTTAAACCATGTCCTATACTATAGGCAACAGTGTCGGGAAGTCCACattagtgatattttttaaCCTTCGCCTATTTTGCCCATTTTGCGACGATCGTATAGGTGACGATTATAGAAATCGACGGAAATACTTTAAATGATTGTTTAAAAATGTTGAGAAAAatcatttttgtagtagtgataatCAAACCAATCCACCCTGGGTGGAAACCCAACTTAATTTTCCATCATAGCTCAAAGAAAAGTCCAATCAACACTATCATAGGTCTTAGCCATATCTGCTTTAAGAGCGAGAAATCCTTTACTTATATCTTTTAATAGCATTGGGACACTCAAAGCCAATCATACCTTTCTTatgttttttagtttcgcggtgcgggtggtgtTTGTCTTGCGGATGGTGCggtttttgaatattttttcaaatcaatccgcacatgcaatttttttaatttcccaaACTGCATCCGCACAACGAAACTAAAAAATCGCAGAaatcgcaccgcaaaaaatggtgggtgcggtttttgcgatttctgcggtttgaactatcaccaaataattaaactatcacaaatacaacaaagtttGAGTAATACTTGTCAAAATACCAtaaaacttgaaaataaatatcaaaaaaaattcaacaatataataattagtGGGTTTTGGGCTAGAGCttacatattggacctaaataaatataaaatttgatatttttataatattaacaattcaaaaccacAAACCGCACTGCACCGTGCTgtttaagaaaaattcaaactgTGACCGCCCagcaaaaaatttcaaactacatttttttttacgaTGCGGTGCGGGCAGTTTGATGAAATACTACTTACTATTTTATTTGGAGTTTTCCCTTCTGGATTATGTTGAAGGTTTCAACAAAGgccaattttttcaaacaaataaataaataaaaagatgaaAACCAAACATATGTAGTCTGCATGCAGCACATATTGATATACATTTTGATAAACAAAAGATTTGCTAAAATCACGAGAAATGAGCAGTGGATCACATTTTAAATACTTCAAATATCAACTGTATATATAGTTGGTTCAACCACATTTACCAGCAGATATATTGGgaacaaaaatagaaataatgtTTCTTGTGGTCAAAGTTAATGCATTAACTTTTTACAAACATTAATAACATACGTTACGAAATAGAGAGAGTATGATGCtttgtttattgatattgaCAAGATTATTTTTATCTCTTcgttaattttgtaaatatgtcattaataacattattattttatatttacccCCAAGATTTTTGGATAAAAAAGTTCAAAAATTGTCATGTTTTTTGAACTagtcatatttataatttatttttgaacagGTAATAAAGTggaatatcatttttataaagTTATTGGTGGACaatgattttaaaataatcaaattttcaaacacTACTGAAATCCAAATGTATCCTTGTTAGTATTTATGATCATTATTTTTTACTATTTGAGTTTTGTGGCTAACTTTTCTACcaacaaaaaatattaatgggaATCACAAGTTTCAGATGTGCTGCTTATGGTTGGTTTGTTTATTAGCTGTTCTCCATTAATTTTCACGCTTTACTATTTAAAATCATGACTCTTTGAACGTTTAGTTGTCCTACCATTACTTGCTAGAAACACTTtcaatttaaacataaaaactacATAGAAAagtttttatagtattttttcttttgaaaaattacaACATAAATTCAAAAAAGTTTACTTTTACTTTAATCTAGATAAATTTCCAATCTTAAAAAATTAGTCTTAAGTTCGAAATTCTTGTAAATATGTTGATACTTCTTATTTTAACCGATCCATTAGTTATTTCTTGTATACTTTGATGATGATTAGTAGACGATAATTCCACTTAACTcttaattttaacaaattttacagTTGGGATTTTGAAGATGATAAATCTGAATCTCTTCCTCTTAAatctcttgatttttttttttttcaatgaaagcactaaacaattgatgtaatttttcgTCAACTTAATCTAAGaagataattaattagagaataaattaaagaaatgaagaaatgaaatgaagaaatgaaaataatatatgaacacCATATATTTTTACGAGATTTTGTAGTTTAATCTACATAGTCCACGACAAGTCCATATTATTTATGAGTTTCTAGTTGTGTTTATAATTTGACAGAATTTCtgtaagttatatatatatttttactccGATCCTTTGAGTGagcccctatttataggaataggATATAAGATGGTGGCCCTAAATCCTATCTTAGTGGGAAGTTACAAGTAGTAGTGGATGGTTAATGTCCACATTTCACTACAATTGACAATTTGGATAAGAATAGATAACTATTTATATTTAACATACAAAGAAGTGGCCTTCGATTTTGTCAAACCATGTTGTTTGCAAGCATATATACATGGCAGAATGTGTACTATGAGCAAATGCATAGTGGAAGTGTATTACGAGGAGATGCATACTTGAGTGTGTAATACTAGCAAATACAAGTGTGTATACGAGTAGATACAAGATTCTTGTATTTCGACCAGCTACAAGATCATTGTATTATGACCAGCTACAAGAATATTCATTATTTGTGAATTGGATTAAATTAAATCATGTGAATTGAAATGATAATGAGAATCAGCCATGTACTACTAAAaatattacttaatttttttatgttaatgAAAGTTTTATGTTAATGAAAGTGTATTAAATAAGGGTACGTgagtacttttatttttatataagtgGTGTAatagtaattacatatgaataaAGATGTAATCCTTATTTATGTAAATGACATGATGTAAGTGATTATATTGTAAGAGAAGTGTTAATTGTAACCTTTTATTATAAGTTTTTAGTTAACTTTTAcacttaaaattatatatatgttggaatatttttttaatttttttatagtggtattcgttatagttacagtatcattcctgtaatttttttttttaaattttgaataatttataatgcCAAAAAGAAAGTTATTGATATTCTAGTTTTTAACACGCGTGTTTAAAAAACTTCATATGTGTTTTTGGTACTATAAActattcgaaaatttttaaaaatttacaaggatGATGTTGTAAGTATAATGAACACcgccatgaaaaaaaatatttcgataTGTGTTATCGGGCACGAAAGTTGACTTGAAAATTATACTAGGAAATTGCTATTAGCACTCCTCATATTGTAACATTAaaatgttttaaaaaccaaattTAACACTAGAATTGTAATGGTAACTGTAAAAAACTCCTattaaaaattatcttattGAATTGGAGTCGATATCTAAAATTTTAGAGTTATTGTATGAATGTTTTAGAACATTATAGTATTATACTATATTggagctattttttttttttttgaaaaaaaacgtgtttagattaataaaaaattgttagACTTCGCGGTCATTACATAACAAGTCAGAATGAATGGAATCAACTAAAATAACCTTAAATCTTTGTTGGAAGAACGCCCACTTAGCCACATCATGAGTAACGAAATTACAAATTCTACTAATATTAATAAGgaatattggcggctaaaccacctgaactttacagtttgtaacacttaaccacaaaaactgaatttttcgcggctaaactacctaaactctggttccgttttgctctgtacacttccgtccaaaaatcacagttaagtgccacggtggactgtccacgtgtacacacttgtacacgtggcaaatttttagtggtccacgtaatattagttttaaaaaaattataaatatttaaaaaaaatcagaaaaaaaaattaaaatatttttttattacttttttttttctgcttttttttttttcatttttttcttcttttttttttaatttttaattttttaattttgatttactCTTTTCTTCCTCCTCTAGCAGAACCCACACCCACCACTCCTTCTTCCTTTCTTCATCTCCTTCGTCTTCTTGCAAAATCAATGTTGGCTCTTTTTATGAAAAACACCAGAAACACCAGAAAGAACGCAACTGAAACTCCATTTATTTAATACTCCTTTCCTCCATTCTCCATCACTTTCCCTAAAAAATGAGCTCTGACAACCTCTTGTTCGAATCTCACTAACTCACTCTTCGCTCATATATTCCTCCCAAAGACCTCATCTGGGTTTTCAAACTCCTTCCTTAAACCCTTTCAAAAATGATCACTCTTTTAGACCTTTACCATGTCTTGACAGCTGTGGTGCCTCTATATGTGGCCATGATCTTGGCCTACGGCTCTGTAAAATGGTGGAAAATCTTCAGCCCTGACCAGTGCTCTGGAATCAATCGTTTGGTGGCACTTTTCGCTGTCCCACTCCTTTCTCTCCACTTCATCTCAATTAATAATCCGTACGCCATGAACTTTAGATTCATAGCTGCAGATACGCTCCAAAAAGTGATCGTCTTGGGGGTCCTTTTAGTTTGGTCCAGAGCCAGTGCTAGAGGGTCCTTGGAATGGTCCATAACACTCTTCTCACTCTCCACAAGCTTTTTAACCCAGCTCATCGGAGATCGGTCTCGACTGGACCCCCATTGATTATGCAAGAAGACGAAGGAGATgaagaaaggaagaagaaggagtgGGTAGGTGTGGGTGTGGGTTCAGAGGAGGAAGAAAAGaatgaatcaaaataaaaaaaaaaaaaaaaaaagaaagaagaaaaaaatgaaaaaaaaaagtagaaaaaagaaaaagtaataaaaaatgttttatttttttttctaatttttaattttttttaatatttataattattttttaaaattaatattacgtggaccactaaaaaattgccacgtgtacaagtgtgtacacgtggacagtccactgtggcacttaactgtgatttttggacggaagtgtgcagagcaaaacggaactagagtttaggtagtttagccgccaaaaattcagtttttgtggttaagtgttacaaaccatAAAGTTCatgtggtttagccgccaatatctctattaataaaaatacagCTAGTAAATAAAGGAGAATACTATTACAAAAAGAGACTGTAGTATTTCAATGCTCAACAAGACGCATTCCCATTGAAAGCATTAATAACTACCCTCGAATCACTCTCCACGATGACAAACTTGGAATCCATATCCTTCGCAATCGATAGAGTCAAGCAGCATGCCGCCTCACCGCATAACGCATCAGAGATATTTGAGCTAGTTTAAGTTAATTCAATAAGTTTTTGTATAGCTGGTGACcatattaataaattatctcacaaaataaataaaatgtaatatatTGAAAAATTGTAAAACCCTGCAAGGGGCATAGTTTGGgggtaaaatttttatttaatcaaagtaTAGGCTAGTTTTCATATTAAATGGGGGTATACGAGAGAATATATATACGGAGAAATGCCAAAAGTGTAAATAACGTGTTTTGGATTGTTATACTTCCCCTATCCGAGTCGTAACAAAGGAGGAGTTGCGAAGAGAATGGCGCCGGTTCTGTACCTAAGCCCGCCAACTCTAACCCCAACACTCTCTTACTCTTCCTCCCACTTAAATCGTTACCTACTCACCCACACCACTTGCCCTCCTCGAAATGTCGCCCATGGATGGACCATTCTTCAGCGAAACCTCAAGTGCCATGGCAGGTTTTCTTGCCTTTTCTCTGACAATCGTCGAGAGGTACTATAATTCTCGTTCcctctttataattttatgggttTTGTAGTTTATATGATTTTTTCTGTTAAAAAGCTAGACAATTAATGATTGTGCTACTGAACGTTATGGATTGTTTTCAATTTCTGCATTGACTTGATGAAAGAAACCAAGTTTCATAGCAGTTTGAGATTGAGAGGGGATAATGAGTGAAAATTGTTGAAAGTGGTTGTTGCAgtctaatttatttttgatttagtCCCTTCTAAACTTACAAAATGGTTTAAGGGTGGATTTCTATATAGTTTGCTAAAACGTGTTCCTTTAACTAGATTTTGGCATTTGTTTTCTTAGAATTTGCAAATGTAGTTGTCCCCAATACAATCTATCCTATTGTTTTTGGGTACGAGGGTTTCGATAACGTCCAGAGATGACATGGAATTTTTGGGGTCGAGATTGAAAAAGTAGGCAATTGTGAACAATCTTTTGTTTAGACTTATGTTCATTTCATTTGGTTTAGTCCTGTTTGGTGTAGTGGCATGATATGCAAAGAGTTAAAACTTTATCCAGTTTGGTGTACCGGCTTGATATACATACATGAGAAATACTTGACAGAAGTCAATGGAGGTTTACATTAATCAGAAGTCCTCGTATCTTTTGGAGTCTAAACACTTGATTGATATTGTATCTCAGACACTGTAATTGCACACTTTGTCCTGAAAGTTTGGTTTAATGGCACGATTCCTGGCATGTTACAACTGCTTTTTGAGATGCTAAGGGTATTAGAATTAAGATCGGGCTTGTAAAGCCATACACTTAGGCAACATAAAGTGATATCTTTAGATAGTCaattgttttgttttctttatcaTGTAGTACAAATTGGCtagtaaattaattatgattctaaGGCTAAGGTTCTTTTGCAGTTTTGCATGAAGCCATCCTCAGGGaagaatattttttagtttgaatGAATCATTTCAACACGTTTCTTTCCCTGAATGAATTTAGTTCTGTGGCGTGGTACTGTGGCTGCAGGATGAAGCTAAGAAAGCATTAGAAGGTGCTCTTGGTGGAAAGAAAAATGAATTTGAGAAATGGAACAAAGAAATAAAGCAGAGAGAAGAGGCTGGTGGAGGTGGTGATGCTGGTGGTGGAGGTTGGTTTGGATGGGGTGGACGGTTTGGATGGTCCAATGACGACAATTTCTGGCAAGAAGCACAACAAGCAAGTCTTGCCGTGTTAGGTATTCTCATCATGGTAAGAAATTACTTGTTTAGCTCCTAATTTTAAGTATCTCTTGATTTTTAATGAGTAGAGTACAACTCATTATTTTCCATTTATAGTATCTTATAGTTGCAAAAGGAGAAGTAATGCTTGCCGTCGTATTCAATCCTTTGTTGTATGTTCTAAGAGGGACAAGAAATGGGCTTACTTCCGTAACATCTAGAATTTCGGGGAGGACATCACCAAGTAGTTTCAATGATTCTGATATCAAATCAAATGAAGCCTACAATCGTGTCTCTGCTAAAGACAGAGTATCAAGCAAATGGGGAAACTAGTGATTTTTGTGTTTTTCACAGTGGTGTCTGGTAAAGGCGATATCAAACAATTGAAGAGAAAGGAGAGTATTGATTATTTATGTTTTTCGCTTATACATTGTCCCCATGTTTTGTGAAGGTGAAATCTGAAAATATGGATTGTACCATGTTCATTTTGTCCTTCAGATTTTGGagttagtttttaaaatttccaGTGAATCAAATATACAATGTGTGTCGTATTTCATCTTTAGATTTCATAAGACTTGGGACTAACATAATACATATACCGTCTCTCGCTCATTCCATGTGCTTTTACCTCCCTTGTTTCAAACCTAGATGCCTCTCGCCTGATTTCATTTGGCCTTTCTTTATAAAAATTGGAATCTTATGGTCGTTTTCATTATTCTGGTG is a window from the Cannabis sativa cultivar Pink pepper isolate KNU-18-1 chromosome 1, ASM2916894v1, whole genome shotgun sequence genome containing:
- the LOC115707360 gene encoding uncharacterized protein LOC115707360; its protein translation is MAPVLYLSPPTLTPTLSYSSSHLNRYLLTHTTCPPRNVAHGWTILQRNLKCHGRFSCLFSDNRREDEAKKALEGALGGKKNEFEKWNKEIKQREEAGGGGDAGGGGWFGWGGRFGWSNDDNFWQEAQQASLAVLGILIMYLIVAKGEVMLAVVFNPLLYVLRGTRNGLTSVTSRISGRTSPSSFNDSDIKSNEAYNRVSAKDRVSSKWGN